The following DNA comes from bacterium.
GGCGCGACGCCGAGCCGCTCGTACAGTTCGTTGGCCATGCCTTTCCCCCCCGTTCCGTCAGTTGTCCAGCGAGAAGAGCTTGTCCACGAGGGCGGACGACGCGTCGTCGATCGCCTCCACGTCCTGCTCCGCCAGCGCGCCCTTGAGCCGAAGGAGGAGCGTCGTCAGCTCCGCGCGCGGCTGCGGCGCGAGGCCGGGGAGCATCCGCTCCGCCTTGGCGATGACCGAGGCGTGCTCCTTGGCCTTCGGGCTCTTCTTCCAAAGCTCGTCCACCTGCCGCTTGGCCTGCGCGAGCTCCGACTCGCCCATTCGCGCCGGCGAGCTCTTGTACTGGACCGCGACCTGCTGCCGCGTCGCCGGGATCGTCGCGGTCAGGTTGACGATGCCGTTGGCGTCGTAGCTGAAGTCGAGGCGCAGCTCGTGCGGCCCGCCGACGATCGCCGGCGGGATGTCGGTGATCTCCCCCGCGATGCCGGTGAAGATCGCCTGTTCGGGGAGCTGCGCGCGCCCGGTCGGATCCTGGAAGAGGCTGATCTCGACCGCCTCTTGGTCCTCGCTGATCAGCGAGTACTCGCGCTGCACGGAGTACGGAATCGTCTGGTTCGGGGCGATCAGCTCGTCGTAGACCAGCATCGGCTGACCGCCCACGCGCTGGAGGACCGGGACGCCGAGGCCGAACGGCGAGACGTCGGTGAGGATCAGCGCCTTCTCGTCGGCGAGCAGACCCGTCGCGATCGCCGCGCTGATCGAGGCGCCCATCCCGACCGCGAGGTCGGGCGAGACGTCGGTCCGCGGCTCGCGGCCGAAGAACTCGGCGACCATCGTCCGCACGCACGGGATGTACGTCGTGCCGCCGACCAGCAGCACGCGCGAGACCGACTCCGGCGCGATCGCCTTCGTCTTGAGCGTGGCGTCGAGCGCCGCGCGGGCCCGCGCGACGAGCGGCGCGACCGCCCGCTCGAACTCGGCGCGCGTCACCTCGACCTCGAGGTCGATCAGTTCGCCGTCCGACGAGGCGAAGTTGGGGATCGAGACGACGTGCGACGCCGAACAGGAGAGGGCGATCTTGGCCCGCTCGGCGTCGTTCTTGAGCCGCCGCCGAACCTGGTCGCCCGGCGCGACCCCCGGACGCTCGGCGCGGAACTTGGCCAGGATCAGCTCCACCAGCGCCGCGTCGAAGTCGGCGCCGCCGAGCTTCGAGTCCCCCTGGCTGCAGCGGGCGTCCATCACCCCTTCCATCATCTCGAGCACGGTGACGTCGAGCGTTCCGCCGCCGAAGTCGAAGACGGCCAGCGTCTCCTCCGCCTCGAGATGGCGCACGCCGAAGGCGAGCGCGGCGGCGGTCGGCTCGTTGATCAGCCGCAGGATCTCCAGGCCGGCGAGCTTCCCCGCGTCGAGCGTCGCCTGGCGCGCCGAATCGGGGAAGTTCGCGGGGACGGACAGCACGACGTCGCGCACCGTCCGCCCCAGCGCGACCTCGGCGTTGTCCTTGAGCTGCCGCAGCAGCAGCGCCGCGATCTCCTCGGGACGGTGCTCGACGCCGGCGAGGATCACGCGTCCGCCGTCGCCCATGATCCGCTTGAACTCGCGCGCGCCGCGTCCCGGCGCGTCCACGATGTTGCGCGCCGCCTCGCCGACGACCAGCTCGCCGCGCGGCGTGACGGCGACGAGCGACGGGACGATCGCGCTCTTCGCGGGCGACGACGGATCGACGATCGGAACCGGCTGCCCGTCGCGGAAGACGCAGATTTCGGAAGTGGATGTGCCGAGGTCGATTCCCACGGCGAAGCGTTCGTCGTTCATCGTTGGCTCTCCTTGATCGAGGCGCCGGGCAGGCGCAGGCGGGTTCCCGGAGGAAGTCCGGCGGGCAGGCCGGGGTTGGCGGCGGCGACGAGGCCGTGCAGCGAGCCGTCGCCGTAGGCGTCGCGGGCGATCGACCAGAGCGACTCGCCGGGACGCACGACGTGAACCGTCCAGCCGTCGCGGCCGCGCGCGATCGGCCGCGCGTCGGCGTTCGCCGGCGCGATCGGCGCGTCCGCGATCGCGGCGGCCGGCGTCCGTTCCGCGGACGAGGCCGCGGGCGCGACGCGCGCGGGACGCGCGGCGAACCAAGCCGCCGCCGCGGCCAGCACGGCGATCGCCGCCCAGCGCGGATCGCGCCA
Coding sequences within:
- a CDS encoding Hsp70 family protein is translated as MNDERFAVGIDLGTSTSEICVFRDGQPVPIVDPSSPAKSAIVPSLVAVTPRGELVVGEAARNIVDAPGRGAREFKRIMGDGGRVILAGVEHRPEEIAALLLRQLKDNAEVALGRTVRDVVLSVPANFPDSARQATLDAGKLAGLEILRLINEPTAAALAFGVRHLEAEETLAVFDFGGGTLDVTVLEMMEGVMDARCSQGDSKLGGADFDAALVELILAKFRAERPGVAPGDQVRRRLKNDAERAKIALSCSASHVVSIPNFASSDGELIDLEVEVTRAEFERAVAPLVARARAALDATLKTKAIAPESVSRVLLVGGTTYIPCVRTMVAEFFGREPRTDVSPDLAVGMGASISAAIATGLLADEKALILTDVSPFGLGVPVLQRVGGQPMLVYDELIAPNQTIPYSVQREYSLISEDQEAVEISLFQDPTGRAQLPEQAIFTGIAGEITDIPPAIVGGPHELRLDFSYDANGIVNLTATIPATRQQVAVQYKSSPARMGESELAQAKRQVDELWKKSPKAKEHASVIAKAERMLPGLAPQPRAELTTLLLRLKGALAEQDVEAIDDASSALVDKLFSLDN